DNA from Nocardioides seonyuensis:
AAACGGAGCTGGCGTCAGGGTCGACGTGGGAAGTGGCTGAAGTCGGGAGCACGCCGCGACTTGAATGCTTCGCGACCCTCTTGGGCCTCAGCGGTCCCGTAGAAGAGCAGGTTGGCGTCGTGCGCGAGCTGCTGAATCCCGGCGTAGCCGTCCTCATGGGCGTGGAAGCTGGCCTTGGAAAGTCGTAGGGCGTAGGGGGAGAGTGCGAGCATCTCGCGACACCACTTGAGCGTCTCCTCCTCCAGCTGCGCGAGGGGAACCACGGTGTTCACCAGGCCCATGTCGAGTGCGGTCGCGGCGTCATATTGACGACAGAGGAACCACACCTCCTTCGCCTTCTTGGGTCCGATGAGGTCGGAGAGGATGCTGGCTCCGTAGCCTCCGTCGAAGGAACCTACTCGTGGGCCGACCTGGCCGAAGACCGCGTTGTCGGCGGCGATGGTGAGGTCGCACACCAGGTGGAGCACGTGTCCGCCACCGATGGCCCAACCCGCGACCATGGCGACGATCGGCTTGGGACACCGCCGCATGGCGACATGCAGATCCGTGACGTGGAAGCGACCGGTGGCACCCTCGCTCAGCTGGTAGCCACTGTCGCCGCGAACCCGCTGGTCGCCGCCGGAGCAGAACGCCTTGTCACCTGCGCCCGTGAGGATGATGACTCCCACTGACTCATCCTCGCGAGCCTCCATCAGGGCTCGATCGACCTCGACCAAGGTCTGCGGCCGGAACGCGTTGTGAACCTCTGGCCGGTTGATCGTGATCTTGGCGATTCCGTCCTCGGTCGTCTCGTAGGTGATGTCCTCGAAATCGCCCGAGGCCGTCCATGGGTTGTCAGTCATGACGCCA
Protein-coding regions in this window:
- the menB gene encoding 1,4-dihydroxy-2-naphthoyl-CoA synthase, with amino-acid sequence MTDNPWTASGDFEDITYETTEDGIAKITINRPEVHNAFRPQTLVEVDRALMEAREDESVGVIILTGAGDKAFCSGGDQRVRGDSGYQLSEGATGRFHVTDLHVAMRRCPKPIVAMVAGWAIGGGHVLHLVCDLTIAADNAVFGQVGPRVGSFDGGYGASILSDLIGPKKAKEVWFLCRQYDAATALDMGLVNTVVPLAQLEEETLKWCREMLALSPYALRLSKASFHAHEDGYAGIQQLAHDANLLFYGTAEAQEGREAFKSRRAPDFSHFPRRP